A window of the Synechococcus sp. M16.1 genome harbors these coding sequences:
- the infB gene encoding translation initiation factor IF-2: MTSSGKVRIYELSKDLGLENKDVLDAAEKLSIAAKSHSSSISDAEAGKIRSLLGKGGNGAKPAAAAPAKPAAGKAILSVKKAAPAAPSKPAPAASKPVAKPVAAKPVVAKPVAAAKPQAAPKPPAAATPKPVISKPAAAPVKASAAPARPAAPQKPPAAPARPTAAKPVPRPAAAKPQVVSKPAAGKPELVSKPKAAAKPTAPTPRPTPARPTPRPAGAGSPARPTPGQGQPKPQIIRAGAPSRPGVPTRAGAPTKPGAPSRPTPRPELVGKPVPRRPAGTGVPQRQGGPSRPGAPTRQGRPGMPPRSGNTLELVGKPIRRDGSTTGSGRPGAPTRSGAPGRPGMPAGMRKPVAPGELMQLQKPVGRPTAPAPRRPDAPTKTGAGDGTATPPVARPNAPSAPRRPSFRPGGPGGQRRPGRPDWDDSARLDALRSRSPQKQRQKVHIIGENDDSLAAQTGGFAGEQENMVLSASLARPAKPKSQQRTAPKPVAAMRKRKKETARQRQRRRAMELRAAREAKQVRPEMIVVPEDNLTVQELADMLSVESSEIIKSLFFKGIIATVTQTLDMPTIEAVADEFGVPVLQDDVEEAAKKTVEMIEEADKAHLIRRPPVVTVMGHVDHGKTSLLDAIRQARVAAGEAGGITQHIGAYQVEIEHNNEQRKLTFLDTPGHEAFTAMRARGTKVTDVAVLVVAADDGVRPQTLEAISHARAAEVPIVVAINKIDKEGSSPERVKQELSEQNLLAEDWGGDVVMVPVSAIKGENIDKLLEMLLLVTEVEDLQANPDRLARGTVIEAHLDKAKGPVATLLVQNGTLKTGDVVAAGPVLGKVRAMVDDNRQRLKEAGPSFAVEALGFSEVPTAGDEFEVYPDEKSARAVVGDRASDARATRLAQQMASRRVSLTAMSGQANDGELKELNLILKADVQGSVEAILGSLEQLPKDEVQVRVLLSAPGEITETDVDLAAASGAVIVGFNTSMASGAKKAADATGVDVRDYDVIYKLLEDIQLAMEGLLEPELVEEALGEAEVRAVFTIGKSAVAGCYVTTGKLHRNCRVRVHRGKQVVYEGDLDSLRRNKDDVKEVATGFECGVGTDRFANWEEGDRIEAFKMVTQRRKLTT, from the coding sequence ATGACCAGCAGCGGCAAAGTCAGAATTTACGAGCTGTCCAAGGACCTCGGCCTTGAGAACAAGGACGTGCTGGATGCGGCTGAAAAGCTGTCGATCGCTGCGAAGAGCCACAGCAGCTCGATCAGTGACGCTGAAGCCGGAAAGATCCGTTCGCTCCTCGGCAAAGGCGGGAATGGTGCGAAACCCGCTGCCGCGGCCCCTGCCAAGCCCGCAGCTGGCAAGGCCATCCTCTCGGTGAAGAAAGCGGCCCCCGCCGCGCCAAGCAAGCCCGCCCCAGCGGCGAGCAAACCGGTCGCCAAGCCTGTAGCTGCCAAGCCCGTGGTCGCCAAACCCGTGGCGGCTGCCAAACCGCAGGCGGCCCCGAAGCCTCCCGCAGCGGCCACGCCCAAACCGGTGATCAGCAAGCCAGCGGCTGCACCGGTGAAAGCCTCAGCAGCACCGGCGCGGCCCGCCGCTCCTCAGAAACCCCCCGCAGCCCCAGCGCGACCAACGGCGGCAAAACCCGTTCCACGACCTGCCGCGGCCAAGCCGCAGGTTGTCAGCAAGCCGGCTGCAGGCAAACCGGAACTGGTGAGCAAGCCCAAGGCTGCTGCCAAACCCACGGCACCCACGCCGCGACCCACACCAGCTCGCCCGACGCCACGCCCCGCAGGTGCTGGAAGCCCAGCGCGGCCCACCCCTGGCCAGGGGCAACCCAAGCCACAGATCATCCGCGCAGGCGCTCCATCTCGGCCCGGTGTGCCCACCCGTGCCGGTGCCCCCACAAAGCCAGGTGCACCCTCACGGCCCACTCCGAGGCCTGAACTGGTGGGCAAACCTGTGCCCCGCCGTCCGGCAGGCACCGGCGTGCCTCAACGCCAGGGCGGTCCAAGCCGTCCCGGAGCCCCCACCCGACAGGGTCGCCCCGGGATGCCCCCCCGCAGCGGCAACACCCTGGAACTGGTTGGCAAGCCGATTCGTCGCGACGGCAGCACAACCGGTAGCGGTCGTCCTGGTGCGCCCACCCGTTCGGGAGCTCCTGGACGACCCGGCATGCCCGCTGGAATGCGCAAACCGGTGGCCCCCGGTGAGCTCATGCAGCTGCAGAAGCCTGTGGGCAGGCCAACGGCACCGGCACCCCGCCGTCCCGATGCACCCACCAAGACCGGTGCGGGTGATGGAACGGCCACCCCGCCCGTGGCGCGTCCAAACGCCCCCTCGGCACCCCGCCGTCCCAGCTTCCGTCCGGGTGGCCCCGGTGGCCAGCGGCGGCCAGGCCGTCCCGACTGGGATGACAGCGCCCGGCTCGATGCTCTTCGCAGCCGCTCGCCGCAGAAGCAGCGCCAGAAGGTGCACATCATCGGTGAAAACGATGATTCCCTGGCGGCACAGACCGGCGGCTTCGCTGGCGAACAGGAGAACATGGTTCTCTCGGCGAGCCTGGCTCGTCCCGCCAAGCCCAAGTCGCAGCAGCGCACCGCACCCAAGCCGGTGGCGGCGATGCGCAAGCGCAAGAAGGAAACCGCCCGTCAGCGTCAGCGCCGGCGTGCCATGGAGCTGCGGGCAGCCCGGGAAGCCAAGCAGGTGCGGCCCGAAATGATTGTGGTGCCGGAGGACAACCTCACGGTGCAGGAACTGGCGGACATGCTGAGCGTCGAAAGCTCAGAGATCATCAAATCCCTCTTCTTCAAAGGGATCATCGCCACGGTCACCCAGACCCTGGACATGCCCACGATCGAGGCCGTTGCCGACGAATTCGGTGTGCCGGTGCTCCAGGACGACGTGGAGGAGGCGGCCAAGAAGACCGTCGAAATGATCGAAGAGGCCGACAAGGCTCACCTGATCCGACGTCCGCCCGTGGTCACCGTCATGGGCCACGTCGACCACGGCAAAACAAGCCTGCTGGATGCCATCCGTCAGGCCCGCGTCGCTGCGGGTGAGGCCGGCGGCATCACCCAGCACATCGGTGCGTATCAGGTTGAGATCGAGCACAACAACGAGCAGCGCAAGCTCACCTTCCTGGACACTCCGGGCCACGAAGCCTTCACGGCCATGCGAGCCCGCGGCACCAAGGTGACCGACGTGGCTGTGCTGGTGGTGGCTGCTGATGACGGCGTCCGCCCCCAGACCCTGGAAGCCATCAGCCACGCCCGGGCCGCTGAAGTGCCGATCGTGGTGGCGATCAACAAGATCGACAAGGAAGGTTCATCGCCCGAGCGGGTGAAGCAGGAGCTGTCTGAGCAAAACCTGCTGGCGGAAGACTGGGGCGGCGATGTGGTGATGGTGCCGGTGAGCGCCATCAAGGGCGAAAACATCGACAAACTGCTGGAGATGCTGCTGCTGGTCACCGAAGTGGAAGACCTGCAGGCCAACCCGGATCGTCTGGCCCGCGGCACCGTGATCGAGGCCCACCTCGATAAGGCCAAAGGCCCCGTGGCCACGCTGCTGGTGCAGAACGGCACCCTCAAGACCGGCGACGTCGTCGCCGCTGGTCCGGTGCTGGGCAAGGTGCGCGCCATGGTGGACGACAACCGTCAACGCCTCAAGGAAGCGGGCCCCTCCTTTGCTGTGGAGGCCCTGGGCTTCAGCGAGGTGCCCACCGCCGGTGACGAGTTCGAGGTGTACCCCGACGAGAAATCGGCCCGGGCCGTTGTGGGCGATCGCGCCTCCGATGCCCGCGCCACCCGTCTTGCTCAGCAGATGGCGTCACGACGCGTCTCGCTCACGGCCATGTCCGGCCAGGCCAATGACGGTGAGCTGAAGGAACTCAACCTGATTCTCAAGGCCGACGTTCAAGGCTCCGTGGAAGCCATCCTCGGATCGCTCGAGCAGCTGCCCAAGGATGAGGTGCAGGTGCGGGTGCTGCTGTCGGCACCTGGCGAGATCACCGAAACCGACGTCGACCTGGCCGCCGCTTCCGGCGCGGTGATCGTGGGCTTCAACACCTCCATGGCCTCCGGCGCCAAGAAAGCGGCGGATGCCACTGGGGTGGATGTGCGCGACTACGACGTGATCTACAAGCTGCTGGAAGACATCCAGTTGGCGATGGAAGGTCTGCTGGAGCCGGAACTGGTGGAGGAAGCCCTGGGCGAAGCCGAGGTGCGCGCCGTCTTCACCATCGGCAAGAGCGCCGTGGCCGGCTGTTATGTCACCACCGGCAAGCTGCATCGCAATTGCCGGGTGCGGGTGCACCGCGGAAAACAGGTGGTCTACGAGGGCGACCTCGACTCCCTGCGTCGCAACAAGGACGACGTCAAGGAAGTGGCCACGGGCTTCGAATGCGGTGTCGGCACCGATCGGTTCGCCAACTGGGAAGAAGGCGATCGCATTGAAGCCTTCAAGATGGTCACCCAACGCCGCAAACTCACCACCTGA
- a CDS encoding DUF3493 domain-containing protein: MPDNPRPKSGLDPALRERLLKESQTPWRGLRRLVWFALFASAGLGLFTMAFRASAGDTVDLADFGIQGGALLLFTGLLWFDRNRDSSSDA, translated from the coding sequence TTGCCCGATAATCCCCGCCCCAAATCTGGCCTGGATCCCGCCCTGCGGGAACGGTTGCTCAAGGAATCACAGACCCCCTGGCGTGGGCTCAGACGGCTCGTCTGGTTTGCTCTCTTTGCTTCCGCTGGACTCGGCCTGTTCACGATGGCTTTCCGTGCTTCCGCCGGCGACACTGTCGATCTGGCTGACTTCGGCATCCAGGGGGGTGCTCTCCTGCTCTTCACCGGTCTGCTCTGGTTCGACCGCAACAGGGACAGCAGCAGCGACGCTTGA
- a CDS encoding succinate dehydrogenase cytochrome b subunit encodes MQDPTLMRIGSAISGLLLVLFLVVHLAGLLPALIAPAQFEHYTTALHHQPWLPVLEVGLAATAAVHLSCTIAKTLRNQGAGNTAALRSRRDRPLDALASRSKMAAGVITLGFLALHLQQLRWPRPSDGLERELLQQVLQQPISLVVYAAGSLAIGLHLLHGAEAAHRNLGLLNPANGPSIRWGGRLLASGIGGGFLLISLGLALGGLA; translated from the coding sequence ATGCAGGATCCAACCTTGATGCGCATTGGCTCGGCCATCAGCGGGTTGCTGCTGGTGCTGTTTCTGGTGGTTCATCTGGCCGGTTTGTTGCCCGCGCTGATAGCACCGGCGCAGTTCGAGCACTACACCACGGCCCTGCATCACCAGCCATGGCTGCCGGTGTTGGAGGTCGGCCTGGCCGCCACCGCAGCCGTGCATCTGAGCTGCACCATTGCCAAAACGCTGCGGAATCAAGGTGCTGGAAACACGGCGGCGCTGCGTAGCCGTCGCGATCGTCCGCTGGACGCTCTGGCCAGCCGCAGCAAGATGGCGGCCGGTGTGATCACCCTTGGATTTCTGGCCCTGCATCTGCAACAACTGCGCTGGCCACGCCCGAGCGATGGGCTGGAGCGGGAGCTGCTGCAGCAGGTGCTGCAGCAGCCGATCAGCCTTGTGGTTTATGCCGCCGGCAGCCTGGCCATTGGCCTGCATCTGCTCCACGGCGCGGAAGCAGCCCACCGCAACCTGGGTCTGCTTAACCCGGCCAACGGCCCCAGCATCCGCTGGGGAGGTCGCCTCTTGGCGTCGGGAATCGGAGGAGGCTTCCTGCTGATCAGCCTGGGACTGGCCCTCGGAGGGTTGGCATGA
- a CDS encoding fumarate reductase/succinate dehydrogenase flavoprotein subunit, protein MTKGLPDPRIPAGPLADAWRRTREGLPLISPLRKGQMDVLVVGTGLAGASAAASLAQQGYRVTVLSFHDSPRRAHSVAAQGGINAARSVAVDGDSVSRLFADTLKGGDFRAREAGCQRLAEISSGIIDQCVAQGVPFAREYGGSLATRSFGGALVSRTFYARGQTGQQLLYGAYQALMRQVELGRVQLLTRRDVLELITVDGVARGVVARHLLSGELEVHTARTVLLCTGGYSNVYFLSTNALKSNTSAIWRAHRKGALFANPCFTQIHPTCIPSGDVFQSKLTLMSESLRNDGRVWLPKKPGETRQPDAIPEEERDYFLERLYPTYGNMTPRDVASRRARELCNAGRGVGPGGRSVYLDLTDAIRAEGKDAIAARYGNLMTMYERISGDDPYKKPMRIYPAPHYTMGGLWVDYHLMSSIPGLFVLGEANYSEHGANRLGASALMQGLADGYFIAPSTVTAWLAGNPAQNVPIDHPACREALESTRRRISQLINSAGSTPVDSFHRELGSVMIDRCGISRHADGLREGLEQVKALEERFEAEVRVPGEAGGPNAELEKALRVKDFFGLAQLMLRDALAREESCGAHFREEHQSDEGEARRDDVNFAHIAAWEHNTNGEPIRHSEPLQFTALQPSTRSYK, encoded by the coding sequence ATGACAAAGGGCCTGCCTGATCCCAGGATTCCCGCCGGTCCGCTCGCCGATGCCTGGCGACGGACCCGCGAAGGACTGCCGCTGATCAGCCCTCTGCGCAAAGGGCAGATGGACGTGCTCGTGGTGGGCACCGGCCTAGCGGGCGCTTCCGCCGCGGCGTCTCTGGCCCAACAGGGCTACCGGGTAACGGTGCTCAGCTTTCACGACAGCCCGCGCCGCGCCCATTCGGTGGCGGCCCAGGGGGGCATCAATGCCGCACGTTCTGTGGCGGTGGATGGCGACAGCGTCAGCCGCCTGTTCGCCGACACCCTCAAAGGAGGCGACTTCCGCGCCCGGGAAGCGGGCTGCCAGCGGCTGGCGGAAATCAGCAGCGGCATCATCGATCAATGCGTGGCCCAGGGGGTACCGTTCGCACGCGAATACGGCGGCAGCCTGGCCACCCGCAGTTTTGGCGGGGCCCTGGTGAGCCGCACCTTTTATGCCCGGGGGCAGACCGGCCAGCAATTGCTTTATGGCGCCTACCAGGCCTTGATGCGCCAGGTGGAGCTGGGCCGCGTTCAACTGCTCACCCGCCGGGACGTGCTCGAGCTGATCACCGTGGATGGGGTGGCCCGTGGCGTGGTGGCGCGCCATCTGCTGAGTGGTGAGCTGGAGGTGCACACCGCCCGCACCGTTCTGCTCTGCACCGGCGGTTACAGCAACGTCTACTTCCTCTCCACCAACGCACTGAAGTCGAACACCAGCGCGATCTGGAGGGCCCACCGCAAAGGGGCGCTGTTCGCCAATCCCTGCTTCACCCAGATCCATCCCACCTGCATTCCCAGTGGTGATGTCTTCCAGAGCAAGCTGACGCTGATGAGCGAAAGCCTGCGCAACGACGGGCGGGTCTGGCTGCCCAAGAAACCCGGCGAGACGCGCCAACCCGATGCGATACCGGAAGAGGAACGCGACTACTTCCTCGAGAGGCTTTATCCCACCTACGGCAACATGACGCCGCGGGACGTCGCCTCCAGGCGGGCCAGAGAACTCTGCAACGCGGGGCGGGGCGTCGGCCCAGGGGGACGCTCGGTTTACCTCGACCTCACCGATGCCATCAGAGCTGAAGGCAAAGACGCCATTGCCGCTCGCTACGGCAACTTGATGACGATGTACGAGCGCATCAGCGGCGATGACCCCTACAAGAAGCCGATGCGGATTTATCCCGCGCCGCACTACACAATGGGCGGCCTCTGGGTGGACTACCACCTGATGAGTTCCATCCCCGGCCTGTTTGTTCTGGGGGAAGCGAACTACTCCGAACATGGCGCCAACCGCCTGGGCGCCAGCGCCCTGATGCAAGGGCTCGCCGATGGCTACTTCATTGCGCCGTCCACGGTCACGGCCTGGCTGGCGGGCAACCCTGCGCAGAATGTGCCCATCGATCACCCAGCCTGCCGCGAGGCCTTGGAGAGCACCCGCCGCCGCATCAGTCAATTGATCAACAGCGCAGGCAGCACCCCGGTGGACAGCTTCCATCGCGAGCTGGGCAGCGTGATGATCGACCGCTGCGGCATCAGCCGCCATGCCGATGGTCTGCGGGAGGGGCTGGAACAGGTGAAGGCGCTGGAGGAGCGGTTCGAAGCCGAAGTACGGGTGCCAGGCGAAGCCGGCGGCCCCAATGCCGAGCTGGAGAAAGCGCTGCGGGTGAAGGACTTCTTCGGGCTAGCCCAGCTGATGCTGCGGGATGCCCTGGCCCGGGAGGAGTCGTGCGGGGCCCACTTCCGCGAAGAACACCAAAGTGACGAGGGCGAAGCCCGACGGGATGACGTGAACTTCGCCCACATCGCCGCCTGGGAGCACAACACCAACGGTGAGCCGATCCGCCACAGCGAACCGCTGCAGTTCACCGCGCTGCAACCCAGCACCCGGAGCTACAAATGA
- a CDS encoding succinate dehydrogenase/fumarate reductase iron-sulfur subunit, translating to MKLTLRIWRQSSADQPGGYQSHQLENVSPNLSLLEALDQLNEQLISAGERPVSFEHDCREGICGSCGFLVNGQAHGPRAATSVCQLYLREFNDGAVLTLDPWRAKAFPPIQDLMVDRSAFDRLIAAGGYCSTGTGQAPDGNALPVGREQATSAFSTATCIGCGACVASCRNASASLFVAAKLAHLGQLPQGQPERASRADAMQRQMEAEGFGSCSSNLECEAVCPQEISADWISWMHRERRS from the coding sequence ATGAAACTCACCCTGCGCATCTGGCGCCAGAGCAGCGCCGATCAACCCGGTGGTTACCAGAGCCATCAGCTGGAGAACGTCTCCCCCAACCTCTCCCTATTGGAGGCCCTCGATCAGCTCAACGAACAACTGATCAGCGCCGGGGAACGGCCGGTGAGCTTCGAGCACGACTGCCGCGAAGGCATCTGCGGCAGCTGCGGCTTCCTGGTGAACGGCCAGGCCCATGGCCCTCGGGCCGCCACCTCCGTATGCCAGCTCTACCTGCGGGAGTTCAACGATGGTGCGGTGCTGACCCTGGATCCATGGCGCGCCAAGGCCTTTCCTCCGATCCAGGATCTGATGGTGGACCGCTCCGCCTTTGACCGGCTGATCGCCGCCGGCGGCTACTGCTCAACGGGCACCGGCCAGGCCCCCGATGGCAACGCCCTGCCCGTGGGCCGGGAGCAGGCCACCAGCGCCTTCAGCACGGCAACCTGCATCGGTTGTGGCGCCTGCGTCGCCAGTTGCCGCAATGCCTCGGCAAGCCTGTTCGTGGCCGCCAAGCTGGCGCACTTGGGGCAACTGCCGCAGGGGCAACCGGAACGGGCCAGCCGCGCCGACGCCATGCAACGCCAGATGGAGGCTGAGGGCTTCGGCAGCTGCAGCAGCAACCTCGAATGCGAGGCGGTCTGTCCCCAGGAGATTTCCGCAGACTGGATCAGTTGGATGCACCGGGAACGCAGAAGCTGA
- a CDS encoding prohibitin family protein, translating into MQSNPQPEQITKTVVGVTTVFIGGIALLSSVFVVPAGEVGVLTTLGKVSNTPREPGLNLKLPFIQSTHNFSVRTQVIPEKFSTLTKDLQVIEATATVKYAVKPGEAPRIYSTIATDDSAIYARVIQPSLLKSLKSVFSKYELDTIATDWNNISTLVQESVSNELSKFDYVAVKGLDITGLKIAEEYRAAIEQKQIAQQQLLRAKTEVQIAEQEALKFQTLTRSLNDSVLYKLFLDKWDGKTKVVPPIRGGSTPPVIVGR; encoded by the coding sequence ATGCAATCCAACCCCCAGCCGGAGCAGATCACCAAAACCGTGGTGGGCGTGACCACGGTTTTCATTGGAGGCATTGCTCTGCTCTCCAGCGTGTTTGTTGTTCCCGCTGGTGAAGTTGGCGTGCTCACCACCCTTGGCAAAGTCTCCAACACGCCAAGAGAGCCGGGGTTGAACCTCAAACTTCCGTTCATTCAGTCGACCCATAATTTCAGCGTCAGAACGCAGGTCATCCCCGAAAAATTTTCAACACTCACCAAAGACCTGCAGGTGATCGAAGCCACAGCAACGGTGAAATATGCGGTCAAGCCCGGAGAAGCTCCCAGGATCTACAGCACGATTGCCACCGATGACTCTGCGATTTACGCCAGGGTGATCCAGCCATCGCTGCTGAAATCACTGAAATCGGTGTTTTCGAAGTATGAACTCGACACCATCGCCACCGACTGGAACAACATTTCCACCCTTGTGCAGGAAAGCGTCTCCAATGAGCTGAGCAAATTCGACTATGTGGCCGTCAAAGGCCTGGACATCACGGGCCTCAAGATCGCGGAGGAATACCGAGCGGCCATCGAGCAGAAGCAGATCGCGCAACAGCAGCTTCTGCGCGCCAAAACAGAGGTTCAGATCGCCGAGCAGGAGGCCCTGAAGTTTCAGACCTTGACCCGCTCGCTCAATGACAGCGTTCTCTACAAGCTATTCCTCGACAAGTGGGACGGAAAAACAAAGGTGGTTCCGCCCATTCGTGGTGGCAGCACACCACCGGTGATTGTTGGCCGATAA
- the gluQRS gene encoding tRNA glutamyl-Q(34) synthetase GluQRS: MKELPEHLQQHLERGRALAAAGGYRGRFAPSPTGVLHLGNLQTALLSWLAARQAGGAWLLRIDDLDTPRNRAGAIEAIQSDLRWLGLEWDGPVLLQSERRGIYHSWLSWLRRSGWLFACRCSRRQLAGQPIYPGVCRTAGHHWGWQQQRLPSWRLRVADDDPHSSGDVVLRRADGFIAYQLATVIDELSFGITDVVRGADLREALPAQRSVFAALGESPPQFRHGPLLCDASGQKLSKREASSGLEPLRAAGLDAAAVIGRLASGLQLLDPGARLSATELLEHLTQQEINAVIS; the protein is encoded by the coding sequence ATGAAGGAACTTCCGGAGCATCTGCAACAGCATCTGGAGCGGGGGCGAGCCTTGGCAGCCGCCGGTGGCTACCGCGGCCGTTTCGCCCCATCCCCCACGGGGGTGCTCCACCTCGGCAACCTGCAAACGGCTCTGCTCTCGTGGTTGGCGGCCCGTCAGGCCGGTGGGGCCTGGTTGCTGCGCATCGATGACCTCGATACGCCGCGCAACCGCGCCGGTGCCATCGAGGCGATCCAAAGCGATTTGCGCTGGCTGGGCCTGGAATGGGATGGGCCGGTGCTGCTCCAGAGCGAACGGCGTGGCATCTACCACTCCTGGTTGTCGTGGTTACGCCGATCCGGATGGTTGTTCGCCTGTCGCTGCTCCCGAAGGCAGCTTGCCGGTCAGCCGATCTACCCCGGCGTCTGCCGGACGGCGGGGCACCACTGGGGCTGGCAGCAGCAGCGGCTCCCCAGTTGGCGCCTGCGGGTGGCTGATGACGATCCCCACAGTAGTGGCGATGTGGTGTTGCGGCGAGCTGATGGCTTCATCGCCTACCAGCTCGCCACCGTGATCGACGAACTCAGCTTCGGCATCACCGATGTGGTGCGTGGTGCTGATCTGCGCGAGGCCCTGCCAGCCCAGCGAAGTGTCTTTGCGGCCCTGGGTGAATCACCGCCCCAGTTCCGGCATGGGCCGCTGCTTTGTGATGCCAGCGGCCAGAAACTGTCCAAGCGTGAGGCCAGTTCCGGCCTGGAACCGCTCCGTGCCGCGGGGCTCGATGCGGCTGCGGTGATTGGTCGTTTGGCCTCAGGGCTTCAGCTGCTGGATCCTGGTGCGCGCCTGAGTGCAACAGAGTTGCTCGAACACTTGACGCAGCAAGAGATCAATGCAGTGATTTCTTAA
- a CDS encoding HU family DNA-binding protein has product MNKADLVNLVAARTELTKTDVSMVVDAAIDTIIDSVVEGKKVSILGFGSFEPRERSARQGLNPKTGEKIAIPAKRVPAFTAGKMFKDRVQG; this is encoded by the coding sequence ATGAACAAAGCTGATCTGGTGAATCTGGTGGCTGCTCGCACCGAGCTCACCAAGACCGACGTTTCCATGGTTGTCGACGCCGCCATCGACACGATCATCGACTCCGTGGTGGAAGGCAAGAAGGTGTCCATCCTCGGTTTCGGTTCCTTTGAGCCTCGTGAGCGTTCCGCCCGTCAGGGTCTGAACCCCAAGACCGGCGAGAAGATCGCGATTCCCGCCAAGCGCGTTCCCGCCTTCACCGCCGGCAAGATGTTCAAGGACCGCGTTCAGGGCTGA